AATGAAAGTAAGTGAACAAAGGAAACACAGTGCTAATGAAAACAGAAGAAGGAAACTGAGTTCAGAGTTATTAGCTTTAACCATGGGGGTATCTctataaagaaagaacacaataGCTATAGCAGTGGTTAAACAGGCTCCAATCAATGAGAATATCACTAACAGTATTCCCATGATTTCTCCAAAGGATAGGAATTCAATGTCCTTTAAGATACATCTGTCTCTTTGCTCATTTGACTTATATTCCAAAGGGCACTTCACACAGTCAATGGAATCtgcacaaacaaaaaagaaaaaaggcattgtttttttttttctcaacggGATTCTAGTAAAAGCCACATTTCAACAGTTAGTGCCTATTGGCATGTGGAAAACCAatgtcaaatacaaaaaaaaaaaaaaaagagctgatcGTTTCAACACATATATATTTCCAGCAAATTACACgattatatatttaaacatttattcacaGTAGTAAACCTTGTTTGTTACCTAGAACAATAGCTATAGTTTTTTTGATAGTTAATATACACATAAAATAACTGTGATTGCAATATCCTACAATGTTACACTTAAATATGATTCCTGGGTTTACTATATTATGCCATAGTTCAGTCTTCTGTGCATTCTGCTTCATCATAAATCAGGTATTGTTTGCATACCACTTTGTTAACGTTTACCAAATTCTGCAGACATGCATACAAGACTCCTTCCTCCTGAGCCACACAATCTAAGCCACCACCCCTCTAGTATCTGCTACTGAATGCAAATGCTCTGTTTTAGCACAGGGAAGCATAGAAACAATAAGCCAATGGAAAAAAGCAGACCATCCCCCCTTTGTTTAAATGGCTAGTGTTTTTCTATGCTGATTGTTTGTAAAGCTAAGTGTTAGTTTTTTATGTATCACTTGCTCCTTTTTAGCTTACCAGTTGTGTTGCTGATTTCTGCTGTAGCGCACGGTATGCAGTCAAAACAGCAAATAGGCTTTCCTTTCTGAACAGCCTTCCAAGTGCCTGGAggacagctctcactgcacactgaTCTAGGCACCTTGGAAACAGTTAAAAAGGGTTGAGAATTCAGAGAACATAATCACATTAGCAGATGTAGATagatatttaaatgtgtttaatatgtgatttttattatCTTGCCCCAGAGATAATAAAAATCACATAAAAACACAttatgaataattaaaaaaatatttataaaaaatacagatttcaagtattatacaattgtattttattttttattttttttgatgacTACACCTTATGTTGGCCATCTGCCCAAGCAATGCTGACGTTATTCATTACAATCTTTTGTCCTTCCGGCAAAGATTCATCATAGAGGCCAACTGTTACAAATTGTGTTTTGCCCTCTTCATTGAGCTGCCAGTTTACTACTTCATATCTTGCTGCTGGATCCCCATTCTCGTCAAAATAAACACTCTCTCCACTCTTGATAGTGAAATTAACTGTTTTCAGATAATGTAATACCTAAAAGAAGACAGTATATTAGTATAGTGGTGCACACATGGATTTAATTTCTGATAGTATTAACACTGTAGTAAAACATAATCCTTTACTGTACCTGCCATGGTTCAATCTTCGTATTGCTGGCACATGGCATATCTGCAAAAGGTCCATTTTTGCATGTAATCAGATTGTGTAGTGAATGGGCGATAGCATACATTGCTTTATAGACATTATTGGTAATCCTCAGATCAGATACATCAGTGTATTGATTGTTTATATATTCGAAACTCTCTGATCCTGTGCATGGATTTACTGTTGCAGTCTTTTCTTGAGAAGCCAAGTTACAACTAAACACTGATTCCCAGAATGTGTTCAAACCCATGTTACCGGGTGTGTAAGATGGCCGAACATGCTGTAAAAATTCTTTCAATCCTGTTATTTCTGCATTACTGACAGCAAGTCCAATTACCCCACCAAGAACTCTGTAACCTGCTTCCCTTTTATGAGATTCAGCAGAAGTCCAAGCTTCAGTGCCTACCCACTGAAATCCAGTAACATTCTGAAGCAACAGTTCTTTAACCAGAACTTCAAGATCTATGTAAGAAGTGAAAGCTACAATAACCTTTGAGGTTGACTTTTTTATAACATCTACCGTTTTAATTAGTTTTTCTCTTGGATACGTTCTGTAAATAGTCTCTGAATACTCAATGCAAACCCCCTCTTCTTGGGCTGCTTTCACAAAGGTAGCCATTCCTGTGTTGCCATAGTCATCATCATTTCTAATTGCCCCAATCCAAGTCCATCCAAAATGCTTTACAAGCTGTGCCAGAGCTCTGCTTTGATAATAATCACTTGGTATGGTTCTGAAAAATGAAGGAAATGCCTTTTTGTTGCCGAGACATGCACAGGTTGCAAAATAACTTATCTGTGTTGAAGAAAAATAGGAAATAACAAAAtcatttaattataaaaataaaataaaacattatgtaACACATAAGGCAACCTTTAAAGGGGTCAACATATATAATGAAACATTGTATTCTAAATGATAAAAAAGTCTGTGTTGAAAGTATTagcatattaaatgattactatGAATATAAAGTAAAGATGTTCATTTAACAAGGTAATCCAAAAAGGTACATGTACAGGTTATGTAAACACAGTGTTACAAACAGTTTCTTGTTCTTTGAAcagtcattttatatatatataattaaaaacaatattgctACAGTAATTTGATGATCAGATCAATCTAAATAGGTTTGTTTTTCAGTGacactccagttttttttttattttattttttttgcagcaggTTTATGGCTTTGATTAGGAATAATATTACAGCTTTACATGTATTTATCAATATTAAACAAAGCATTTTTTATAAGCTTGACTTATGCCAGTTATGTCAGTAACTTTTAACTTGTTCAGCTAACATGTTAtactttatttctaaaaaaaaaaaaaaatgtacatgataTTTGTCATATAAATTTAATATATTTCTCACCATTGGAATATGAAAAGGTCTAAGAGTTGTTGCGACTCCTCTGCTTGGTGATGACCCAGAATGTCCTATAAAAGCAGGAACAGTAGATTGTTTGCAGGAGTTGAGATCCGTTCCTTCTTCCTGTCCATTCACTAAAGTCAATGCTGCTCTTACAGCCATAGGTGTGGAACTGCAATCATCATATATCTTATAGCCCAGAGAAACAGTAGGAAGTAGCTCTgaactgttatttatttcttcaatAGCAAAGATCATACTCTGGGCAAATTGAAATTCTCTTACATTTAAACTGTAAGGAAAATGCAcaatgaataataattaaaaaggcaTCAGGCCTACAATAAAAATGaagtattttcttgttttaaatccCTTTAAGCTGAATGAttgtttgtgtatttatgttGGAGATTATCCCTCTTCAGTTATTGTATGTTCTAATTTAAATAAAAGGTCATTTTTTAGCTTGTTTGCCTTATTTTTACTGTAAACAAGCTCCCCAGGCTGATATTATACACTAAACAATGAAAAAGCAGTCAAATGATAATTGCATGCTAAGAAATGCACTTGTAGCTTTGTTtgaataatttaattaatttattctatcgaacaataaacaaaacataaattatATGATTCAAAACAATGTGACTATGAAACATTATCCATTTAATATTTGAATCAATTAATATTCCCAATTCAgacattttgttaaattacagGCTATTATTTAAAgggaacagaatgtaaaataaagagTATCTGTAGCCTAATGATAGAACAAAATATACCTGTAATTATCTTACCCTTCGCATCTTGGTGGTTCAGGAATGACATTATATGTGGGTTTGGCATCAAGAAGACTGTCATGAAATGAAAAGATTCCTCCAATTATAATGTCTCCATCCTTTGAAAAATGAGGCAGTTCTTGTGTTCCTTGTAACCTGCAAACAGTTTCTTCTGCCCTTGTTAAGAGAGCAGTTAATACGACGAGCAGGAGTAGCATTTCAAAATGGTCTTTCTGATTAGACTTGCAAAACTATGACTTCATGAGTTTAAATAGTATGTTGTGAAATCACCTGAGATTAAATTATCCAAGTTAAAGTTCTTACTCTCAAATCGTGTATTCTCAAAGGTAAAATAAATCTGGAAGGCCAACTGAATTGTAATCATAATCTTGCTGTAGGTATGAACTTGCAATTAATCAGAGCACTTTGTGATTGCTGCAATGACCTTGTTGGAGTCTACCAAACACAATGCATTATCTCCCACTGGAGATGTTAGAGACATGCAGCATGTAACTTGTGTGTATCTATAGAGGCTCAATTGTGAACTTGTTAATTGTTTTCGTTAGCAAAGGTTATTGAGTATTAGAATCCACTGCAGGGATTCACAGTATAGCTGCACCATCTATATCTCACAATCTATTTTACGTGTAGCTATAGCAGTACATATTCAATTGAGGTGAAACTTGGTTCAGAGTTATTAAAAGTCTCGGAATCTGGTGGTATATTGAGTAAATGCTATTGATTATGCCCCTgggtatgctttgtttttgtccACATTTCGTCATAATTTATTACTGCTTCTCATTTACTATGTTTTTCAAAATCTCCAGTATTTTTGTGACAGTCTCTGAGCAATAGCGTGCAAGGtggaaatgttaaaatgtttaggTAATACTAGTAGTGTAAATATTTAGATTTGTGCTAGTGTACAAATGTAGTGTGAATgacattgtgtattattattgttatttatttcttagcaggcgcccttatccagggcgacttacaattgttactagatatcacattatttttacaatgtgTATGCACACTGAGTCTTCTGGTGCTCGAGGACCTCCTTTCAAATGAGATGTGATGTCCTAAGGGGCATAGCCTGGTGAGCAGATATTAAAATCAATAAGTTGGGCAGGGAGgaaatgaaaaaacaacattaagaAGAATTATTGAAGTTGATACATTCTGCTGTATTCGcctcacttgattttcaaggtgtggtatccgaagcataatcaacaagtacagagaaacatcatctgtaattgacaaagcgatgactggaagacccaaaaaagctgtctaacaaggatgaacaatacagtacgaaggtcactcttgaaatcaggacttaaataATGTGTTGCTGTAAGAATACCTCTGTGAAGAATGGGAAGAAGACaaaacaatggtcaaaggtgctttggactgtttatggatggacaacgacacatGTACTTTCTGCCAGTTCTAttatcaattcaacgcttgtcttcttccTATTCCTTAAGGCATTACCTAAAAACTTGCAAATAGctttgcgcttgtttagtacatttcacccaagacttccgactcgtttgcgactattgcgaccggcgcaacactttagtacacatACCCCTAAGAGTTTTATATATACATAGAAAAGCCATGAAACTTGATAATGACATCCTTTAGCAGTCCTGATTGGCAAAGCATTTCATTGACTTGTCTAAATATGATGAGCAACATCAGTGTAGTGCATCAAACTGAAAAGGGAAGGTACTTCTCTCCCATTAGAGAGGAGGAAACTTGTGACAAGGATATAATAAGGTCCTCATTTTcatgtacatttttgtatttgtgttattgcACAAAGTAGTGTAAATTACATTGTTTATCTATACTTCGCCTGCTTGCCGGGATGGTGacttaaagattaaaaaaaggaTAATCTACTGTAAACTGTGAAAAGGCATGTTGGAATATTACTtttgtttacaatttaaaataattcaagctttttttttaaaaaaaaaaaagcattacaataaATCAACGCATAGAATAACATGACAAATCACACAACTTAAAGTGAGAATGTATTAAAGCCATGTAGTTGTTGGTAGAGTAGACCGTAAAGGAGACTGCATTCAGATCAAGTATGAATTTTATTTAGTAAATATTTTACATACTAGTTGAATGTGCTATGGACGGGTAGGTGCATGACAAAACAGTGGATTTATGATTTTGCCAGATTTGGAGAAAATGTTTGGTTACCTGTCATTTAAAAGAAGCAAATATCATATAACATTTTATTCTACATGGTTTGAAATTACCTTACACACATATAATATGCTAAAACACTTTAAATGAtccttaaatattaaaaaaataaacaactgtttCAAACAAACACCTACaatcatatttatatttatatgtacCTGCATTCTTTCTGTGTGCAACTTTTTGAAACTTCTTtgactaatatttttttttttttctgctgtgtaaACCTATAAGATTGTGAATGCAATACAAAAATTGTAGTTAAGTGTATGTTTAAATCTTCACACTCTAGAACACCTGTATACATGTTAGTGATttattacaaagaaaacaaaaaagagcaAAATTTAAACAGTCATACTGTAGTGTGtaagtttatttttcaaagtgACTTTGAGGGCACTTTTCCCATCAAATGTTTTTTGGTATTTTTCTCAGGTTGCAGTATTATAATGTAACATTTGGGAGCAAAAATACAGAAGAGCAAACCAAAACTAGAAGCTAAAATAGCAAATATCTCTACAGCTACAGTGTACTTCCCAGGTGAACTGATGTAAGCTGGGATAAAGGtgatccaaacagcacagaatatGAGCATGCTAAATGTAATGAATTTAGCTTCATTAAAGTTATCTGGAAGCTTCCGGGCCAGAAAAGCGAGCACAAAGCACATGGCAGCAAGAAAGCCAATATACCCTAACACAGCATAAAATGCAGCTGCAGAACCCAGGTCACATTCTAAAATGATTCTGTCTTTGAAGGAGTGCATGTTTTTATGAGGTAAAGGAGGGGACATAGCCAGCCAAAGAGTGCATATTAAAGCCTGAATAAATGTAAATGCAAAAACACTTAACCGCTGCTGGGCGGGCCCAAACCATTTCATCGTATTATAACCAGGAAGTGTAGACCTAAAAGCCATTAACACGACTATTGTTTTCCCCAGAACACAAGAGATGCACATGACAAATGTGATCCCAAAGGCAGTGTGGCGCAACATACAGGACCACTCAGAGGGCTGGCCAATGAAAGTAAGTGAACAAAGGAAACACAGTGCTAATGAAAACAGAAGAAGGAAACTGAGTTCAGAGTTATTTGCTTTTACAATGGGAGTATTTctataaagaaagaacacaataGCTATAGCAGTAGTTAAACAGGCTCCAATCAGTGAGAATATTACTAATAGTATCCCCATGATTTCCCCAAATGACAGGAATTCGGTGTCCTTTAAAATGCACTGCTCTCTTTGCTCATTTGACATGTATTCCACAGGGCACTTCATACAATCAATGGAATCTGAAAGAATGGTATACAAGTAATAATTAAAGCCTGTTGGCacattctgttttttggtttttattcattAAACCGTCATCTTCCGCTGCTACTACTGTACACAACAGCAGGGCTGTATGTTAACTGTGTTTTAGCttatggaaacaaaacaaaattaaacaggAAGGAGGGGAAAGAGATATCGCTCTGTTTTTGTCAGTGTTGGTGTTTGTTATATAGAGTTCACATATTTTTTTGTTGCGTTATTACAAGATAATATTGTATTTACAAGATAATAATAGATTGTTTTCATCAGCGATAAAGATGTCATAGTGTAGCAGAAGTGATGTGCAGCTGAACAGTGAAAAAGTTTTCTATAACATATATTACAGTACTTTGTACTAGTTTATCATTAGGTACAACCATACACCCATTTTATAGGAAAATAAAGAGACTGAAGAACTGTCTATTTATTGTGAAATAATGCAATAATTATTGTGAAATCATGCAATATTATCTCGTAATAACGCAATACATCTTTTTGcgaggaaataaaaaataataaaaaatggaacGGCACTATTAAACctgcaaagactttttttttatcttttgtttgTTATGGCCCTATGTGTAGTGTACATATAAAACTCATTTGATCaccaacattttaataaatgtaatatgcTGGAAAACTGACCACAACTAATCTTACTTAAACTGCGTCTTAAcatatgtgtttttaaaagattTCCATTGatgtttaatttattgcttttcAATTACCTGTCTGATTGCTGATTTCTCCTTCAGCACATGGTATGCAGTCAAAGCAACAAATAGGCTTTCCTTTCCGAACAGCCTTCCGAGTGCCTGGAggacagctctcactgcacactgaTTTTGGCAccttaaaaaataattaacatttttaaaaaaacgtgATGCTATATGAATTGGCTATcaaggtttatttatttgctaatatgtgcttttttgttttcttgcctATAAAAAGTTAGAAAATTATGCAAAAATGGACTAACTAAGctataaaaaagttaaaaaatactattcataaaaatatattttgcatacactgtgtgtgtttatgtatgtatgtaatatttatatatatatatatatatatatatatatatatatatatatatatatatatatatatatatatatacagctctggaaaaaattaagagaccactgcaaaattatcagtttctctggttttactatttataggtatgtgtttgggtaaaatgaacatttttgttttattctataaactactgacaacatttctcccaaattccaattaaaaatattgtcatttagagcatttatttgcagaaaatgacaactggtcaaaataacaaaaaagatgcagtgttgtcagacctcgaataatgcaaagaaaataagttcatattcatttttaaacaacacaatactcatgttttaacttaggaagtgttcagaaatcaatatttggtggaataaccctgattttcaagcacagctttcatgcgtcttggcatgctctccaccagtctttcacagtgatgttgggtgactttatgccactcctggcgcaaaaattcaagcagctcggctttgtttgatggcttgtgaccatccatcttcctcttgatcacattccagaggttttcaatggggttcaggtctggagattgggctggccatgacagggtcttgatctggtggtcctccatccacaccttgattgacctggctatgtggcatggagcattgtcctgctggaaaaaccaatcctcagagttggggaacattgtcagagcagaaggaagcaagttttcttccaggacaaccttgtactctTAAttttctcttaattttttccagagctgtatatatatatatatatatatatatatatatatatatatatatatatatattattttatttatttatttagaaaaatatttcCAATGGCCTCACCTTATCCTGATCACCTGTCCAAACAATGGGGATATTATTCATTATAAATCGACGTCCTTCTGCTAAAGATGCATCATAGAGACCAACTGTTACAAATTGTGTTTTGCCCTTTTTATTGAGCTGCCAGTTTACTAATTCATATCTTGCTGTTATATCCCCATTCTTATCAAAATAAACAGTCTCTCCATTCCTGGTAGTAAAATTAACTGTTTTCAGATAATGTAATACCTAAAATAAGGCAATAATATTAGTACAATGATGCACACATAGATTTAAATCGAATTGCTTATACTATAAATCATAATCCTTTACTGTACCTGCCACTGTTCAATCTTCATATGGTTTGTACATGTCATATCTGCAAACAGTCCATTTTTGCATGTAATCAGATTGTGTAGTGAATGGGCTATAGCATACATTGCTTTATAGACATTATTTGTAATTCTCAGCTCAGATACATCAGTGTACTGGTTGTTTATTTCTCCAAAACTCTCAGATCCTGTGCATGGATTAATATTTGAAGTATTTTCATGAGTAGTCAAGGTACAACTGAAAACTGTTTCCCAAAACGTGTTCAAACCCATGTTCCCTGGTGTGTAAGATGGACGAACATGCTGTAAAAATTCTTTCAATCCCGTTATTTGTGCATTACTGATAGCAAATCCAATTGCTCCACCGAGCACTCTGTAACTTGCTTCTGTTGCTAGAGTTTCCTTAGAAATCCAAGCTTCACTGCCTATCCACTGCAAGCCAGTGACATTCTGAAGCAACAGTTCTTTTAATAGAAAATCAATATCTATGAAAGAAGTGAAAGCCACAATAACCTTTGAAGAAGATTCTTTTATAATATCCACAGTTTTAAGAAATTTCTCTCTCGGATTAGCTCTGTAAATAGCTTCTGAATATTCAATGCAAACCCCCTGTTCTTGGGCAGCTTGCACAAAGGTAGCCATTCCTGAGTTGCCATAATCATTGTCACTTCTGATTGCCCCTACCCAAGTCCATCCAAAATGCTTCACAAGCTGTGCCAGGGCTCTGCTTTGATAATAATCACTTGGTATGGTTCTGAAAAATGAAGGAAACTCCTTTTTGTTGCTAAGGCATGCACAGGTTGCAAAATAACTTATCTGTATTGAAGGAACATATAAAATAACAATTCTGCAAATGTTAAGCGAAATGGTAAAGGGAAACacatactttatataaattaatcttaaaaacaataacacatgctAAAAAACATCAATTTAACTATTTGTGGAACATGTTATACTAGtagaatgtattttataattcatTATCTTTAAACACATTGCAATATCAGTAACATGTATAAGAATTGAAAAcggattaatttattttttttaccagttaatatttaattacattaaagtgctatattttttttaatgaacacaatacATTAAACTTGCTTTTTGTTTGCAGTAGGTTAAGGGACTTATTTAAAAGTAGTATAAGATCTGTATAGGTCACCACTAACATAACTTTTGCCACATATGTCAGTTTACTGTATCTTTAAGTAGTTTTTAACCTAGTATCATGTATTtccaaatgttttgctttattatacagttttgattttttatataaaaaaatggattttaaaatataatacattcCTCACCATTGGAATTTGAAACGGTCTAAGAGTTGTTGCGACTCCTATGCTTGGTGATGACCCAGATGGTCCTATAAAAGCAGGAACAGTAGATTGTTTGGTGCAGGAGTTGAGATCCGTTATTTCTTCCTGTCCATTCACTAGAGCCAGTGCTGCTCGTATTGCCAAAGGTATGGAACTACAACCATCATATAACTTGTAGCCCAGAGAAACACCAGGAAGTATCTCTgaactgttatttatttcttcaatGGCAAAGATCATAGTCTGAGCAAATTGAAATTCTCTAAAATTTAAACTGTAAGGGAAATGCACAAAataattatacatatttaaaaaaagactaccCTCCCCAATCAGTTATGGCTCCAACCCAACTGACCTTTTAATGCAATTGTGATTAAAGTACATGCAGCAAATATCCCACACTGTCATTTTGCATTCTGCATTGTTAGTAAATGGAAAACATTATAGGTATCCCTGCATTTGTCGGTCATTTTACTTCTTAAAATCAATTTATTAGGGAAGATAAAGTCAAAAAATCgtaaatatgtattattgttaATACAGAAATGTACCAGCATATTTATTTGAATAAAGTATGTGTGTTAGTAAGTATAAAAACAATATCCAGAAATTAAATGTGCAATGTTGTCTTTCACAGTATGTAAAAGTTGTAcgtacaaataataacaaacagtaatatTTATAAcacaagaaataaatatatagagtAGTCTGTaacctaataataaaacaaacagtaatatttatagcagaat
The DNA window shown above is from Acipenser ruthenus chromosome 17, fAciRut3.2 maternal haplotype, whole genome shotgun sequence and carries:
- the LOC117423307 gene encoding extracellular calcium-sensing receptor-like; amino-acid sequence: MLLLLVVLTALLTRAEETVCRLQGTQELPHFSKDGDIIIGGIFSFHDSLLDAKPTYNVIPEPPRCEGLNVREFQFAQSMIFAIEEINNSSELLPTVSLGYKIYDDCSSTPMAVRAALTLVNGQEEGTDLNSCKQSTVPAFIGHSGSSPSRGVATTLRPFHIPMISYFATCACLGNKKAFPSFFRTIPSDYYQSRALAQLVKHFGWTWIGAIRNDDDYGNTGMATFVKAAQEEGVCIEYSETIYRTYPREKLIKTVDVIKKSTSKVIVAFTSYIDLEVLVKELLLQNVTGFQWVGTEAWTSAESHKREAGYRVLGGVIGLAVSNAEITGLKEFLQHVRPSYTPGNMGLNTFWESVFSCNLASQEKTATVNPCTGSESFEYINNQYTDVSDLRITNNVYKAMYAIAHSLHNLITCKNGPFADMPCASNTKIEPWQVLHYLKTVNFTIKSGESVYFDENGDPAARYEVVNWQLNEEGKTQFVTVGLYDESLPEGQKIVPRSVCSESCPPGTWKAVQKGKPICCFDCIPCATAEISNTTDSIDCVKCPLEYKSNEQRDRCILKDIEFLSFGEIMGILLVIFSLIGACLTTAIAIVFFLYRDTPMVKANNSELSFLLLFSLALCFLCSLTFIGQPSEWSCMLRHTAFGITFVLCLSCVLGKTIVVLMVFRSTLPGNNMMKWFGPVQQRLSVFSFTLIQVLICTLWLILSPPFPNKNMHSFKDRIILECDLGSAAAFYTVLGYIGFLAAMCFVLAFLARKLPDNFNEGKLITFSMLIFCAVWITFIPAYISSPGKYTVAVEIFAILASSFGLLFCIFVPKCFIILLKPEINTKKHLLGKMPSTPH
- the LOC117423311 gene encoding extracellular calcium-sensing receptor-like; translation: MLLLAVVLTALLTGAENPVCRLQGRPELPLFSKDGDIIIGGIFSFHDNLVNAKPAFNAMPQPLKCKDLNFREFQFAQTMIFAIEEINNSSEILPGVSLGYKLYDGCSSIPLAIRAALALVNGQEEITDLNSCTKQSTVPAFIGPSGSSPSIGVATTLRPFQIPMISYFATCACLSNKKEFPSFFRTIPSDYYQSRALAQLVKHFGWTWVGAIRSDNDYGNSGMATFVQAAQEQGVCIEYSEAIYRANPREKFLKTVDIIKESSSKVIVAFTSFIDIDFLLKELLLQNVTGLQWIGSEAWISKETLATEASYRVLGGAIGFAISNAQITGLKEFLQHVRPSYTPGNMGLNTFWETVFSCTLTTHENTSNINPCTGSESFGEINNQYTDVSELRITNNVYKAMYAIAHSLHNLITCKNGLFADMTCTNHMKIEQWQVLHYLKTVNFTTRNGETVYFDKNGDITARYELVNWQLNKKGKTQFVTVGLYDASLAEGRRFIMNNIPIVWTGDQDKVPKSVCSESCPPGTRKAVRKGKPICCFDCIPCAEGEISNQTDSIDCMKCPVEYMSNEQREQCILKDTEFLSFGEIMGILLVIFSLIGACLTTAIAIVFFLYRNTPIVKANNSELSFLLLFSLALCFLCSLTFIGQPSEWSCMLRHTAFGITFVMCISCVLGKTIVVLMAFRSTLPGYNTMKWFGPAQQRLSVFAFTFIQALICTLWLAMSPPLPHKNMHSFKDRIILECDLGSAAAFYAVLGYIGFLAAMCFVLAFLARKLPDNFNEAKFITFSMLIFCAVWITFIPAYISSPGKYTVAVEIFAILASSFGLLFCIFAPKCYIIILQPEKNTKKHLMGKVPSKSL